The following proteins are encoded in a genomic region of Magnolia sinica isolate HGM2019 chromosome 1, MsV1, whole genome shotgun sequence:
- the LOC131246091 gene encoding pyruvate kinase isozyme G, chloroplastic-like: MGKPVIVATNMLESMIYHPTPTRAEVTDIAIAVREGVDAIMLSGETAMGKYPLKAVKVMHTVALRTESTLSNISPPSPATALKDSCLSMFGFHATTMANTLSTSSLVFMRTGSMATLLSHYRHSSTIFAFTNEERVKQRLALYHGVLPIYKQFSNDAEETFSRALNLLLSRGLLEEGEHVTLV; encoded by the exons ATGGGAAAACCGGTGATTGTGGCAACAAACATGTTGGAGAGCATGATTTACCATCCAACTCCAACAAGAGCAGAAGTCACAGACATTGCAATTGCAGTACGAGAAGGTGTTGATGCCATCATGCTCTCTGGTGAAACTGCCATGGGAAA GTATCCATTGAAGGCTGTCAAAGTAATGCATACTGTGGCACTGAGGACTGAATCAACTTTGTCAAACATCTCCCCTCCAAGTCCGGCTACTGCTCTCAAAG ATTCCTGTCTCTCTATGTTTGGCTTCCATGCAACTACAATGGCAAACACTCTTAGCACATCCAGTCTTGTCTTCATGAGAACGGGATCAATGGCTACACTGTTAAGCCACTATCGGCATTCCTCTACCATCTTTGCCTTCACGAATGA AGAAAGGGTTAAGCAGAGGCTGGCACTTTATCATGGGGTGCTGCCCATATATAAGCAGTTTTCCAATGATGCAGAAGAGACATTCTCTCGAGCTCTGAATCTCTTGCTG AGCCGAGGTTTGTTGGAGGAGGGAGAGCATGTTACTCTTGTCTAG